In Plasmodium coatneyi strain Hackeri chromosome 4, complete sequence, the genomic window CCTAATACATAAGCgtaaagtaaaaatgaaattaagAGACATCCTTAAAATGGGCAAAGAAATTGCTGCCTTTATGTGCTTCCTCCACCATAAGGGTATTCTACATTGTGATTTAAAATCATCAAATATTTTGCTCTCCATGTCGGGGCAAGTTAAAATCTGTGATTTTGGATTATCTGTACAGAACTTTACTCAGAAGCCGAGGTTTCTTGGAATTGTTGGTACCTACCAGTGGACAGCTCCAGAAATTTTAAGAGGTGAAGGATACACTCCACAGGCAGACGTATATTCCTTTGGAGTAATCCTTTGGGAAATGCTACATAGACAGATCCCCTTTCGGGAACTGAAACACCCCTTGGATATTATTGCATGCGTTGGCTATGCTAGAAAGCAGCTTCCCATCAGCAGAGCTATTCCACCCCCCGTGAGGTACATTCTGAAGAGGTGCCTGCATAGAAATAGGCACAAACGtaagtccttttttttttggtccgAGTATCTGGACACGTTTAGTGAGACGTGCAGAGCGGCGAGCGTGGATCCTGCCCCCTAGCGTATCGGTGCATTTGCACAGTTCGGTTTGTCATTGCGTTTGATTAGTTAACTTTGTCAGTGCGTTTGATCAGTTAACTTCCCATGCGTGTCTGCGCCACCGTGTTAGCACATTTTTAagtgtccccctttttgttttcgtccttttttaagTATCCAGTAATgccgtatatatatttatatatatatttttttaaacccccCTTTGTTGCTTTACAAGCACGGGTGTAAGCACCGTTCGCAAACACGAATGGGAAGAAGGGCCCAGGTGGCTGCCCCCAATGGCGTTCAAAAGTTGTTAAGCAAACCGAACGGCTGCTCCTACTTTGTACAATTTTCAGCGTAAAGATGAACATGCAAGGGATGGACATAGGTGGTTATGTTGGGACGTGACGCCAATGAAGTCATCGGTGGAGGGTAACTTGGCTGCGCTGAAGCATGAGGCGTGTTGGTTGGCATGTTGGCCGGTGGGTTCACCCTTACCCACAGAAGCTGCGTGTCCTTGTCGGAACGCCGACCTCGTAACGAACGTTGTGCTGGGAAGGCGGAAAATAAACACATACCGTAtggcatatataaatgcataaacGTGTAGCAAGCTCATGCAGGAGCAAAgcgaaataaatgaagggGGCCAAGTGTGTTAGGGAAAAGGTAAAGTtgggggagggaaaagaaactGAGATAAACGAACTACCGACTGACAGAccgtgcacttttttttttaaaaaaaatataaatgtaggATGAGTAGAATGGCAGatcaaaaaagaagaagctccCTTCTGCAAGGCTACAAGTGAATACCCCCCTCCTGCAACCGACTTTTCCCCCACGCGGAAGTGAATACCCGCATGGGAAGAAAAGTATGCGTGCTGACGACGGGGAGCGAACTTTTACGAGCGCAAAATGGttttaaaagaatatatttattcgtgcaatgatttttttccaccagtTGAGTGACGCTTAGAAggtttcctcttttttttttttttttttttttttctctagcCATTATGCTAGTTCCTCCCCTTATGGAAGAATAATTAACAAATAAGAACAAGAACAGCAAGTTCGCAAGTTCGAAAGGaggccccctttttgttgttgcGCTCTACGTGAAGATAGGCGTGACGATAAGTTGAACCCGTGCGTAGGGAAAAGTTTGTCATCCTGTAGGTGCAGTGCTCCACCGCAGGGGAAAACTCCATGTGGTACGCAACTCGTGTGGCTGACTTGTGCGTATAGGCGAAGTCCATCtgtgaagaggaaaggaaattcACGCAAGGCTACCTCAACAGAGGAATAAAGAGAAAGCTAAGAAGTTATCCTGATTGCTCCCCACCGGAGAGGACACCCACACCATTCAACCGTTTGGCGCTAAGTGAAGTTCTCTTTTTCCGGTCAGAAGGAGAGACCCCTCTTACCCCCCCCAAAAGAGCAGAATGGACATTCAAGTAGATGACGCAGTTTTACAAAAGGCCAAGGCGCTTCAACAAGCCAATGAAGAAGAGATAAAGTTGAAGAAGTTAAAACCACAATCGGAGGGGTTACTAAGTCCAAAGTGCAACCTCCTTGAGGTGACGGATAAGGGCTGTAGAAGTAGAGTACGAATCAGTAACGTGTTAAATGTTCCAAAAAGTGAAGCAGAATTTTGTGATTCTAccaggaaaaataaatatatagacCAGATAATCACCGTGTGCGGTTGGAGCAAAGCTGTGAGGAAacagggaggaggaaggttcTGTTTTGTGAACCTAAATGATGGTTCTTGTCATTTAAATTTGCAGGTAATTGTAGATCAATCTATAGAAAACTATGAGAAGCTACTAAAGTGTGGGGTTGGGTGTTGCTTCCGTTTCACGGGAAAGTTAATAAAGTCCCCTGTccagaatgaagaaaaaaaaggactcaTAAAGGAAAACGTAGAACTGTCATTGAATGATAGTTCTATTCACAATTTTGAGATTTATGGGGAAAATTTAGATCCGCAGAAATATCCTCTTTCGAAGAAGAACCATGGAAAGGAGTTTTTACGAGAAGTAGCTCACTTACGACCACGTAGTTATTTCATTAGCTCAGTCATTAGGGTTAGAAACGCCCTTGCAATTGCTACTCACTTGTTTTTCCAGAGTAGGGGTTTTCTCTACATCCACACGCCGTTAATTACTACATCTGATTGTGAAGGCGGTGGGGAAATGTTTACCGTAACGACCCTCTTAGGGGAAGACGCTGATTATGGTGCCATTCCTAGGGTGAGGAAGACAACCAAGGGGGGGACGAAGCGGGAAGATACGCATGCCGAAGGGGTACAGACAGGTGCTAATGCAAACCCATGTAACAGTGCAAATGGGGATGGCACGCACCCCGTACAATACCTGATCGATTATAAGAAGGACTTTTTCAGCAAACAGGCGTTCCTCACGGTGAGTGGCCAATTATCCCTAGAGAATCTGTGCTCCTCAATGGGTGATGTATACACCTTCGGACCCACCTTCCGAGCGGAAAATTCACACACATCTAGACATCTGGCTGAGTTTTGGATGATAGAACCAGAGATAGCCTTCGCAGATCTATATGACAACATGGAGTTGGCCGAGTCATACATTAAATATTGCATTGGGTATGTGCTCAACAACCACTTTGACGATATATACTATTTCGAGGAAAATGTAGAGAAGGGGTTAATAAATCGGTTGAAAAACGTATTAActgaaaaatttgcaaagaTAACCTACACAAATGTGATCGACCTTCTGTTGCCCTACTCAGAGAAGTTCGATGTGCCAGTCAAGTGGGGAATGGACTTACAATCGGAGCATGAAAGGTTTGTGGCAGAAcagatttttaaaaaacccGTCATTGTATACAACTATCCTAAGGATTTAAAAGCTTTTTATATGAAGTTAAATGAGGATGGAAAAACAGTTGCCGCAATGGATGTGTTGGTACCGAAAATTGGCGAAGTTATTGGTGGCTCCCAAAGAGAGGACAACTTAGAACTACTCGATAAAATGATTCTTGAGAAGAAACTAAACATGGAAAGCTACTGGTGGTACCGACAGTTGCGTAAGTTCGGTTCGCACCCTCACGCAGGTTTCGGCCTGGGGTTCGAGCGTCTCATTATGCTTGTCACCGGGGTGGACAATATAAAGGACACCATTCCCTTTCCTCGGTATCCTGGGCACGCCGAGTTCTAATCGGTCAATCGGTTAGACAACCAATCGGTTTAGATGCTTACGAAGGGAAGTGCCTTTTAACTGCCGTCCGGTTAAgtgcctttttcccccttcactGCGTGTCTGCGAAAAAGATAGGCGCATCGGAGGGAGTCAACTTGTGGATGTCCTTTGCTAAAACTCCCCTCCTGGATCGGggcttccccttcttcccctccccccctgcgTTGCTCTCATTTTGCCTATATATGGCACTTAGcagttgttcattttctcGTTCCATTCTGCCTTCGTCCTGCATCGTATCATACAACAGAGCGTCGTCATTTTGGTCCTTGTTAAACTTGTTAAAGtgctttccattttgtgtgaGCCTATCATCTGGAAGGTTGCTTCCCTGCGCTTGCGTAACGGAACTGAGTTTTTTCCCTACCCTTCTGGAGTATTCATTTGAGGCGTCCACCTGCGTTTCTATCGTCTGACTTAGTGAAGGTGCACCTAGCAAGTTCAGCGTCTCTCGCATATGTTGGGGAAGTGGAGATGAGACGGATACAACTCGACTGCATGCAGATTGGAAGGTCACACTTAAACAATGCAGGTGTAGCATCAATTCGTTGTTTTTGCCCACATGGGGTAGTCTCTTCAATAACAACCGGTTGGTTTTTTCCACCTGGCCACCCACATTCCGGTAAGCGAagaacccattttttttcaacttctTCCACCCCCCAACGTATTCATTATCGCCCACGATGCAGGTGTAGAGAGAATAAAACACCAACGGCTTTATAAACTTTGCGTCTTTTGCTGTTGTGTGAATTTTCAACAGACTAAACTTATGCGTCTCATACGAAATGATGTTACTAATCACGTCATACTTCATCGTCTTTAGGTCTCTCACATGGTCCTGCTCGTTCGAGGGGACCATAATCCCTGAATTGGGTAAATATTTCAGGCCTAACTTGACTTGTACATTTTGCGCGTTTTCCACGTGACCGTAGACTAACGCTAGGAAGGTATTCCCGTAGGTGTgattttttatgaatttatttttgcagATAAGTAGGCACCCCCCTACATGGTTGTGTAGTTTGTATAAAACGTTTGCGCTTTCATGGTCGTCTAGGTTTAGTCCTTGGAGACTTTTTATTATGCTCTCCTTTTGCGGGGCTCGCCCGAAGGTGGACACTCCGTAGGCTTTGTTCACGACCAGGTAGTCATCATCCTGGTAGAGCAGTCTGCATAGTAATGGGTGgcaatggtaggaaggtaggATGGTAGTATGGTGTGATATGATGAGCGGCACGACGTAGTGTGATTGTGGTGCGGTGTGGTGGGCGCAGTTCTTACGTCTTCTTCAAGTCAAGGGTAGACTTGCTCGCCTGCGAAAACCTCCTCTTCAGGAAAAGCATCCCAATTCGACCGTTAATCTGCATCAGAGGGGAAGGGCACGGAATGGAAACAAAGTTAGCAAaaacaaatgtgaaaaaaggCTCCCACATGAGCACTTCTTCCGTCTGTTCCATCGGGGCGATGTAGTGGACATTCTACACTCCACCTAAAAGATgattgtcctttttttttttttaccatatttttccttcacacatGGTTGCTCTAATAATGGCATGGGGTGCCATGTTCTGCTGCCACGGGGAAGTGTGCCTACGTCGTCATCCTTTCTTGCGCTTGCAAAAGGGTGTAGATGAGCATACTCGTTTGTCGCGTTTGCAGAGTGGAAAACTGTGCGAATTGTCACCACGCGGGGGGAATCActtggggaaaataaaaaaaaaataaatgaaataagTAAAACGCGTAAAAGCGTGGAATGAATGGATGAAGCCCCTACAACGCGAAAATGCAAATGCTCCAATCGGCCTGGTATGCCAAcggtttggaaaaaaaaaaaaaaaaaaaaaaaaaattgccacgAGTATTCCCCTTGCATGCTCCAGCTCAGCATGAcaacaaatataaataaattagcacacacataaggaaaaaaaaaaaaaaaaaaaaaaaaatgctttgcGTTATGGTTGCTTGTGCAAGTGTATCATACGCgtttgtatacatataatgcCGCTTCGTGAGAGGTCCGCCCGAGGAGGTGTTGACTTATCTGTGCAGACTTCCCCATTCGGTGCTTCCTTAGGTTCAATAGATTAATTGCCACCGCAGACAAACCCGATCAGGGCGCCACTACACCTACTTGCGAACGCCGCTGGTGCTGCTTCCAAGCAAAAGTCACTTTTCTGCGTAGGCTTAAAAATGATGCATGGGATGAGGGAAGTCCGGCACGTGTAGCAGAATCGTCCTCAGTGCTAGTGtctcccccctttgcatATACATTCACCGATAAATTCGCTGATCAATTCGCCGATAAATTCGCTGATCAATTCGCTGATCAATTCGCCAATCAATTCGCCGATCAATTTGCCGATCAATTCGCTGCTTGTTTTGCTGCCCGCCCCGACGAGATCCCAAACGATGAAGCGCAACGTCACGGTGGTGTCTTCCATAGGCATCTACCTGCTGTCCTCCGTGACGTCCGTCTTCGTGAACAAGTATGTGCTGATGGAGGGGGCCGTAGATACAGTGTtacttatatttattcaaCACTTATCATGTTTGCTGCCCTTCCATATATTTAAAAGATATTTTATGGAAACCCAggacaagaaaaaagttCAGGAGCAGCACATGGGATCCCTCTATGAAGGACTGAAACAGATGTGGCTAATAATCGCCTCCTTCAATTTTACGCTAATATTTGGGAACACATGTTTGAAATACACGAATATATCTTCGTACCAGCTAGCTAGATCCATGACGTTGCCTtttaactttcttttttcctactttttttttaagcaaataAACTTTACGTTCCTCATGACCTTTGCCTGCATGTTGGTTTCGGCTGGGTTCTTCGTCTTTTCCCTGGACGCCGTCACCACCAACTTCAAATCGGTTCTCTACGGTTCGCTTGGGAGGGTGACACCGCCATATATGAGGGTTGCAGAACCCGTTCTGTGGGGTGATTTGCCTAGTTGTTCACGCCCTACTCAACGCACCGGCATTCTATGCACCTCCACACCTGTTAACCGTGTCCACCTCTTTCGCCCCCCCCCCTGAACAGGCACCACCGTCTCCATCGTCCAAGCAATTCATCTGAATCTCCTAAAGAAGAAGTTGATGATTTATCATAACAAAACGGTCATGCTTTACTACAACATGTTGTACTCTTCCgtcatcctttttatttacctGTGCATAACAGGAGagtttttttccattttccgcTGGAGCCATCGCGTTTGTTTTTATCTGGCCCTGTCGTGTGAGTAAACATAAGGGGAGATATAACTCCATTGGTGGATTCACCATTCGGGGGTTCACAGAGTCACTTTAAAGAAAACGCTTGTCACATATGCACTCCCTTTTTAACTGTACCCTATGCATGTGTCACTTCTCACTTGGctaacacatacacacacacgctTACATaccctcccccccccccGCAGGCATTTCGTCTATCTTCGTgacattttcctccttcctgtGCATTCACTACACAGACAACGTCGTCTTTAACATGTTTGGGAATGTCAAGTCCACCCTGCAAACATTTATAAGTAAATTTTACCACGATGAGGTGCTAAATGGGTACACATTGGTGGGCATTCTGCTGACGACCCTGGGGTCCTTTCTTTACACCTATTCGAGTGAGTATGCAAGGAAGCAGAAAGTTGGATGAGCAGAACCGGACGTGAGGACGTCGAGTCGAATGgagggaaattaaaaaatgatccTCATATTTGGTTCACCTGTGACTGAAGTAGCAACCAAGCAGAAGAGACGCTGAACTTAACCCACCCTTCACATGCACATCGAAACGACAGACGTTGTAGCGTGACGTAAATAGCTACACAGCTGCATATTAAATTTTACGcctgaacattttttcccctttttttgtatcatGGTCTCCTTGGAGAAgaccctttttcttttttcattttttctccggGTCGATATttgccttttatttttcgcatTCCCATGGGAGAaggcattctttttttttttttttttgtagatcTTCATGTTGGTTTTACGTTGCTTCAACATTATTCGCCATTTTGGTGCTTCCTCCTCTCCGTGTAGACGTTTCGTAGGACCTTTCGCATGGCGGGGtctcttctattttttttttttttttttttttttttttttcccaacttgCCATTTGCTTCTGCGCGAAAAGAGGAACAGCAGTTGATGCGTTCCCCGTACCCTCTCGACTAGGAATACAAACCAGGGAGAACGCCTCCAAACACACTACCCCCCGAGGGGGAAACATAATGCATGTACTTTTCTGATGGTGTGTGGATAATACGACGGGGCACCGCTCCGTTGCATGCACACTGAGACATAATACTACATGACCCTTAGTCATGCCAAGCAAGTCATGACAACTTCCGACCGATAGATAAATCGTGGTGCTGCTGGATGCAGAGCGTGCCGTGTTACACTACAGGATGTGACCCATATGCTAAGTGTAGTACCGATTGTTTGTGCGCAACACACGACGGGCATATTATTTAtgatacttttttttttttttttttttttttttttttttcgccttgtGTAAATAAATTCATGCAACTATGTTAAGGGGAAGGACACCCTTGGCACCTCCAGTGTGAAGTTTTTTCCGTTTTAAACATTCGCGTGGGGGGTCATATGTTTACACGTCCAGCACATATCGCGTGATAATCGCGTGATAATCGCTTGGTAGTTCCGTGCTAAAGTGCACACATGGCCGGAAAAGCGTATGCACCCAAGTAGCTGCGTGTGAAACTGTATACGAGAACGTGAACACAACCCCCCACCCCTGTTTAGCGCCCTCCAGTTGGGAGAGAATTTCACCAGGGCAATGCCTTTTAAAGCGCGAGACCAAAGAGTCCCTCCAAAGTGTAAAGCACTTgttcacttttccttctcccccttaGTCGCTTCGCGATTAGCCATTATTAATTGTGTACTCCGCATTTTCTTATTctcttattttctttattctcttattttcattttttcttttttttcttttttttttcttttatgctTACACTACCGTCGCCCCCATTTGGGTCCCAATTTAACataatttcccttttttcctttccctttttccctttttttctttccccttccccccgcGATAATCTGCCCTCTTATCACATAGCTAAGCACCTGTGTACATTTGTGTACTTTTACACAAGCACGTTTTGTTAACGCATTTCCAGTTGAAGTGATTTTTCTCTCCATCTTCGTTCCTTCCCAGGGAGGTTTTTACACCTGCACATATAGCGCTCTGctctctgcttttttttttttttttttttttttttgctaccCCCCGTTGAGGTTGCACCTTAAGGGGTTGTGCTTTAGCcgagggaaggaagttttcTCCACGTCggcatttcttcctttctctaTTTTCCCTGTTTAtctatttctttatttttccgttTGTGTGGGCAGGACAGTTGTACAGAGGGGGGGGTCGCCTGAAGACATCCATCGTGCCTCCCCTCAACCACGCCAGCTGCGTATGTCGCCCAGGTAGACTGCCTACCCAGCTCATCCAACGtgtaaatgtaaatatatacatgtaaatataatatatgtaaatatatatacagagaTAACTATTCCGGTGGAAACGTGCATCGATAAACCACCTTGACCAATACAAACTGTAACACACGTACGAGGGGACGTTGCACACATTTTGATCTACACGTGAAtagggaaagaacaaatgcGTTCCCATGACATTGAATAACCTTGATGGCAGAGAGTAGAAAATTCGCCTGACCtgtgcatgtaaaaaatgaacctccatatgcacatttttttttttttttttttttctccttttttggggTAGTCCCATTTTAACACGCATAGATCAAGCGGTGTAATTAACCATTTTTGAATTGCAATTAGATCGTTAtcgttatatatattttttttttttttttttgtgagagTATCTAACGATTTAGTGGACAGCCCAAGTGTTTGCTCCACTTTTGTATACCTTGAAGTATGTGCAAGAAGGGAAGCAAAGCGCATACGATAAGTGTTCCTGTTTGTGTGGCAGTGTGTCCACCTGTTTATGTGTCTGTTTATTAAGACGCTGTGTGTACCCCCCACGGTAACCCATAAATGAAGTGGTGCCCCCTACTCCCCCACACCAAACACCTTTCTCCACCATGTCAGGGGAAAATAACTTTTTCCATAACCCCTACTCAACGAACGTTAACTATGAGGACGTATCTACGCCGAATGAATACGGGGGTGTGTCCCAAGAGGGCGTCTTTTACAACAGCATGGGGGAGGGGGTGTACAGCTACGACCCGAATGGAAATCTGTCGAAGGAGTTCCTGAATCAGAACATGAGCAGTTTTGGAGACAGAGGAATTGGGGTAAACACTCAGAACAGCCATAACTACCATAACAACCATAACAGCCATAACAGTCAGAATAATCAGGGAAGCTACGGAGGGATGAGTGGCGGATATGGAGGGAACTCCACGAGCAACTATGGAAGGGCCTACATGAACGAGCCAAGTAACTTCCAAGACAGGCCAGGAGGAAGCCACACGGGTCTGAATGCCTCTAAGAACCTAACCTACGCAAACAGCATGGACGGTAGGGACAGCATACGCATGGTTAGCAACCTCGGAGGAGTCCAGAACCTCCACAACGCATTAAACGATATGGGCACGCTCAACAGAATGGAAAATGTGTTCATGGGTAAGAATGTAAAAAGGGGCATGCAAAACACGTATGGCGGTATGAACAACGTAGGTATTCCAGGGCAAGGCGCTAAAGGGGGGACGTTGAATGTGCAATCCCATTTCAGTAATTTGAAGAATGCCAATTGGTATGGTAGGCAGAGGGTtttggaaaa contains:
- a CDS encoding Asparagine-tRNA ligase — translated: MDIQVDDAVLQKAKALQQANEEEIKLKKLKPQSEGLLSPKCNLLEVTDKGCRSRVRISNVLNVPKSEAEFCDSTRKNKYIDQIITVCGWSKAVRKQGGGRFCFVNLNDGSCHLNLQVIVDQSIENYEKLLKCGVGCCFRFTGKLIKSPVQNEEKKGLIKENVELSLNDSSIHNFEIYGENLDPQKYPLSKKNHGKEFLREVAHLRPRSYFISSVIRVRNALAIATHLFFQSRGFLYIHTPLITTSDCEGGGEMFTVTTLLGEDADYGAIPRVRKTTKGGTKREDTHAEGVQTGANANPCNSANGDGTHPVQYLIDYKKDFFSKQAFLTVSGQLSLENLCSSMGDVYTFGPTFRAENSHTSRHLAEFWMIEPEIAFADLYDNMELAESYIKYCIGYVLNNHFDDIYYFEENVEKGLINRLKNVLTEKFAKITYTNVIDLLLPYSEKFDVPVKWGMDLQSEHERFVAEQIFKKPVIVYNYPKDLKAFYMKLNEDGKTVAAMDVLVPKIGEVIGGSQREDNLELLDKMILEKKLNMESYWWYRQLRKFGSHPHAGFGLGFERLIMLVTGVDNIKDTIPFPRYPGHAEF
- a CDS encoding GDP-fucose transporter, which encodes MKRNVTVVSSIGIYLLSSVTSVFVNKYVLMEGAVDTVLLIFIQHLSCLLPFHIFKRYFMETQDKKKVQEQHMGSLYEGLKQMWLIIASFNFTLIFGNTCLKYTNISSYQLARSMTLPFNFLFSYFFFKQINFTFLMTFACMLVSAGFFVFSLDAVTTNFKSVLYGTTVSIVQAIHLNLLKKKLMIYHNKTVMLYYNMLYSSVILFIYLCITGEFFSIFRWSHRVCFYLALSCISSIFVTFSSFLCIHYTDNVVFNMFGNVKSTLQTFISKFYHDEVLNGYTLVGILLTTLGSFLYTYSSEYARKQKVG